In one window of Cloacibacillus sp. DNA:
- a CDS encoding lysophospholipid acyltransferase family protein: MDKKVKAFLAFAHKIKPGWSANALAGLIIPILRLSGVRKDIALRNIALCFPEKSRQERAAIFSSSCESMIWTGVEMLAWQKDPSLIDRMAVECEHMERIDEALAAGRGAVVFSAHLGSWEFSAAWLARHYPFYGIVRHSDSPFMKELIETLRGSSGLRTISKEENMMRVVSLLRRNNIFGALGDQHGGGEGEMIPFFGEPTSTVCGPAAFSVLTGAPMIPFFTQRLAPFKFKIRAEEPIAHPVGMKRDDAILYLTKKMNEAYEKMIRENPGQWLWQHRRFREIITD; this comes from the coding sequence ATGGATAAAAAAGTAAAGGCCTTTCTCGCATTCGCACACAAAATAAAGCCGGGCTGGAGCGCAAACGCTCTGGCCGGGCTCATCATACCCATTCTCAGGCTCTCCGGCGTCAGAAAAGACATCGCGCTTCGGAACATCGCGCTCTGCTTTCCAGAAAAAAGCAGACAGGAGCGCGCGGCGATATTTTCGTCCTCATGCGAGAGCATGATATGGACCGGCGTCGAGATGCTCGCGTGGCAGAAAGACCCATCGCTCATCGACCGCATGGCCGTCGAATGCGAGCACATGGAGCGCATCGACGAAGCGCTTGCGGCGGGCCGGGGCGCAGTCGTTTTTTCGGCCCACCTTGGGAGCTGGGAATTTTCCGCGGCCTGGCTCGCCCGTCATTACCCTTTTTACGGCATCGTGCGTCATTCCGACAGCCCGTTCATGAAGGAGCTTATCGAGACGCTGCGCGGAAGCTCCGGCCTGCGCACCATCTCAAAAGAAGAAAACATGATGCGCGTAGTCTCGCTTTTGCGGCGCAATAACATATTCGGCGCTTTAGGAGACCAGCACGGCGGCGGAGAGGGCGAAATGATCCCGTTCTTTGGAGAGCCAACCTCCACGGTATGCGGCCCCGCGGCCTTTTCTGTGCTCACCGGAGCGCCTATGATCCCGTTCTTTACACAGCGGCTTGCGCCCTTTAAATTCAAAATACGCGCCGAAGAGCCAATAGCCCATCCCGTCGGCATGAAGCGCGACGACGCGATACTATATCTCACAAAGAAAATGAACGAAGCCTACGAAAAAATGATAAGGGAAAACCCCGGACAGTGGCTCTGGCAGCACAGGCGGTTTCGCGAAATAATAACGGACTAG